One window of the Novosphingobium sp. KACC 22771 genome contains the following:
- a CDS encoding LysR family transcriptional regulator yields MDLVRSDKVELIGYPDSMFRFTIRQIEIFLKVCEAEGFRRASEALGISEAAVSHQICLLEEQLGGPLFRRRRGAAIQLLPEGEEFCEAALQFVKQGLALGQKLVPSPVSPTCITIHTGPHLLEDILRPALPEFLRAHPDISLNFVIPKTRKWLKQAIAADKVQGALLNVSSAEELPQSEILTQIGMGIYACPTIAARIRANPVQPIDLILPNSDQPDAASQMRYLRHVGVNFRIVGHYPFHDVAIRMASEGVGALVVLSSIVAALDPAGVLEKVQDLATWQTRLYLSAQLSTQNAEELRKFFTRTTQNWGEVDGIYRPNLAFQ; encoded by the coding sequence GTGGATCTTGTCAGAAGTGACAAGGTTGAACTTATCGGTTATCCTGATTCCATGTTCCGTTTCACCATCCGCCAGATCGAGATATTCCTGAAGGTATGCGAAGCGGAAGGCTTCCGCCGTGCCTCTGAAGCGCTGGGCATTTCCGAGGCCGCAGTCAGCCACCAGATCTGCCTGCTGGAGGAACAATTGGGAGGACCCCTGTTCCGTCGCCGCCGCGGTGCGGCTATCCAGTTGTTGCCCGAGGGCGAAGAATTTTGCGAGGCAGCCCTTCAGTTCGTCAAGCAAGGGCTGGCGCTAGGGCAAAAGCTGGTGCCCTCGCCCGTCTCGCCGACCTGCATCACGATCCACACCGGGCCGCATCTGCTGGAGGATATCTTGCGCCCGGCGCTGCCTGAATTTCTGCGGGCGCATCCTGATATCAGCCTCAATTTTGTCATTCCCAAAACACGAAAATGGCTCAAGCAGGCAATTGCGGCGGACAAGGTCCAAGGTGCCCTTCTAAATGTGAGTTCGGCAGAGGAATTGCCGCAATCGGAGATATTGACTCAAATTGGTATGGGCATTTATGCCTGCCCCACCATCGCCGCGCGGATCAGGGCAAATCCAGTGCAGCCGATCGACCTAATTCTACCCAACAGCGACCAGCCCGATGCCGCGTCTCAGATGCGCTATTTGCGACACGTCGGCGTAAATTTTCGCATCGTCGGCCATTATCCGTTTCACGACGTCGCGATCCGCATGGCCAGCGAGGGTGTGGGCGCGCTCGTCGTTCTCTCCAGCATTGTTGCTGCGCTGGATCCAGCGGGCGTTTTGGAGAAAGTCCAGGATTTAGCCACTTGGCAAACGCGCCTTTATCTATCTGCGCAACTATCTACCCAAAATGCTGAAGAGCTACGTAAATTTTTCACCAGGACCACTCAAAATTGGGGCGAAGTAGACGGAATTTATCGCCCGAATTTAGCATTTCAGTAG
- a CDS encoding sulfatase family protein, with protein sequence MASLSRRSLIARSTALIGAGLVPELARAATGKGQRRPNILFILADDMGFADLSCYGRRDYATPALDALAAGGLRFTQAYANSAVCSATRTALITGRYQNRLPVGLEEPLGQRPVGLPPSHPTLPSLLRKAGYGTMLIGKWHLGALPDYGPQQSGYDHFWGFRGGGLDYFTHKAFGKADLWDDARQIDQQGYLTDLLGAKAREVITDYARQDKPFFMSLHFNAPHWPWEGPEDVAEARRLDESGKPMAMFHFDGGSAKIYAQMVTRMDYQIGLILKRLEELGMAENTIVVFTSDNGGERFSDTGPFTGRKTELLEGGLRVPAIIRWPGVTKAGSVSEQTIMTMDWLPTLLAAAETAPDPAFPSDGENLLPVLRRPDQAHERSFSWRYLNLNQEACRKGDWKYLKILNNTFLFNVVDDPQERANLKERMPEKFREMQAEWQKWNAQMLPLDYDAGTSGFTGAQLPDHFGIEKAQTFNRPM encoded by the coding sequence ATGGCTTCTTTATCGCGACGTTCGCTTATTGCCCGCTCCACGGCTCTGATCGGGGCGGGTCTGGTGCCCGAACTGGCCAGAGCAGCGACCGGCAAGGGGCAACGCCGGCCCAATATCCTCTTCATTCTGGCTGATGATATGGGTTTTGCGGATCTCAGTTGCTATGGTCGGCGCGATTATGCCACGCCTGCGCTCGATGCTCTGGCGGCCGGGGGACTGCGTTTTACGCAGGCCTATGCCAATTCGGCGGTCTGTTCGGCCACGCGCACGGCACTGATTACCGGGCGGTATCAGAACCGGCTGCCCGTCGGGCTTGAGGAGCCGCTGGGCCAGCGCCCCGTCGGCCTGCCGCCCAGCCACCCCACGCTGCCCTCGCTGCTGCGCAAGGCGGGCTATGGCACGATGCTGATCGGCAAATGGCATCTGGGGGCGCTGCCCGATTATGGGCCGCAACAAAGCGGGTATGATCATTTCTGGGGCTTTCGCGGCGGCGGTCTGGACTATTTCACCCACAAGGCTTTCGGCAAGGCGGACCTGTGGGATGATGCGCGCCAGATCGACCAGCAGGGCTATCTGACCGATCTGCTGGGTGCCAAGGCGCGCGAGGTGATCACGGACTATGCGCGGCAGGACAAACCCTTCTTTATGTCGCTGCATTTCAACGCGCCGCATTGGCCTTGGGAAGGGCCCGAAGATGTGGCCGAAGCGCGCCGTCTGGACGAGAGCGGCAAGCCCATGGCCATGTTCCATTTCGACGGTGGCAGTGCGAAGATCTACGCGCAGATGGTCACGCGGATGGATTACCAGATCGGCCTGATCCTCAAACGCCTTGAAGAACTGGGCATGGCCGAGAACACGATTGTGGTCTTTACCAGCGACAATGGCGGCGAGCGCTTTTCCGACACCGGCCCCTTCACCGGGCGCAAGACCGAACTGCTCGAAGGAGGGCTGCGCGTGCCCGCCATCATCCGCTGGCCCGGCGTGACCAAAGCGGGCAGCGTGAGCGAGCAGACCATCATGACGATGGACTGGTTGCCCACCTTGCTGGCCGCCGCGGAAACCGCGCCCGATCCGGCCTTTCCCTCTGATGGCGAAAACCTGCTGCCCGTTCTGCGCCGCCCGGATCAGGCGCATGAGCGCAGTTTCTCATGGCGCTATCTCAACCTCAATCAGGAGGCCTGTCGCAAAGGCGACTGGAAATATCTGAAAATCCTGAACAACACTTTCCTGTTCAACGTGGTGGATGATCCGCAGGAGCGGGCGAACCTTAAGGAGCGGATGCCGGAAAAATTCCGCGAAATGCAGGCCGAATGGCAGAAGTGGAACGCCCAGATGCTGCCCCTCGATTATGACGCGGGGACCAGCGGTTTTACCGGCGCGCAATTGCCTGATCACTTTGGCATAGAAAAAGCCCAGACGTTTAATCGACCTATGTAA
- a CDS encoding SDR family oxidoreductase, translated as MTRLATKTALVTGATSGIGLATAQRFLAEGARVAITGTNSERLAVAKAQLGGNVIAILADAGDVAGQQAIADVIKAQFGKLDALVINAGVADFRPIEAFDEAGFDRSFAVNVKGPYFLIQALLPVLASPASIVFNGSINARIGMPNSSVYAATKAALISLARTLSGELIGRGIRANVVSPGPVVTPLYGKLGLNEEQLGGMQQAILGQLPVGRFGDPQEIADAFVYFASDESRFTVGSELTVDGGMSNL; from the coding sequence ATGACCCGTCTCGCCACCAAGACCGCCCTTGTCACCGGCGCCACCAGCGGCATCGGCCTTGCCACCGCTCAGCGCTTTCTGGCCGAAGGCGCCCGCGTCGCCATCACCGGCACCAATTCCGAACGCCTCGCCGTCGCCAAGGCACAGCTGGGTGGCAATGTCATCGCCATCCTCGCCGATGCCGGCGATGTCGCGGGCCAGCAGGCCATTGCCGACGTCATCAAGGCTCAATTCGGCAAGCTCGATGCGCTGGTCATCAACGCTGGCGTTGCCGATTTCCGCCCCATCGAAGCCTTCGACGAGGCCGGGTTCGACCGCTCCTTCGCCGTGAATGTGAAGGGCCCCTATTTCCTGATCCAGGCACTGTTGCCGGTGCTGGCCAGCCCCGCCTCGATCGTCTTCAACGGTTCGATCAACGCGCGTATCGGCATGCCCAATTCGTCCGTCTATGCCGCCACCAAGGCCGCCCTGATCTCGCTGGCGCGCACATTGTCGGGTGAGCTGATCGGACGCGGCATCCGCGCCAATGTGGTCAGCCCCGGCCCGGTGGTGACCCCGCTCTATGGCAAGCTGGGCCTGAATGAGGAGCAATTGGGCGGGATGCAGCAGGCGATCCTTGGCCAACTTCCGGTCGGCCGCTTCGGCGATCCTCAAGAAATTGCCGATGCCTTCGT
- a CDS encoding TonB-dependent receptor, whose product MSKFAAMRHVLLASASLLLPQSAMAQEARKPDTGVAEIVVTAQFQSQKLQDTPLAITAINASGLEARSINQIADISNSAPGVLLKPSAAAFGPAVTVFVRGLGQSDSSIAMEPGVGMYVDDVYYGSLFGANFDLLDLERVEILRGPQGTLAGKNSIGGAVKLYSRKPDGRGANYLEASYGSRNLLSFRGGGDFTIVPDKLYARASGVYTRQDGYVTRFDYGCLHPSSGVPAAGISGNCVLGHEGGKNYGGGRLALRYTPNPQWTVDLSATVIKDNSEVAPTVLLAANSTSAPYFAPFNPALFVVPAGANYNYATYATPAFTDPAIYNGKVGAGSHPAISVPSHNDLLQSTFNGTITWRPGENLTLTSITGYSRTNVSYGIDGDASPITTQTALYQARSRQFSQELRLNGRALGTLLDWTVGGYYYRADNNFAGSNILYPGKPFENLNAPDDDAVSTNKSVFGQAILHPLSGLNLTGGIRYTGDTKDYTYRRYNPFLPGVPTFTAAGVLTGVQSHYQANKVDYRVNLDYRWNDQLMTYAQVSTGFRGGGTNPRPFVPEQAVPFYPETITAYEIGFKSDLWARRVRVNGSLFLNDYSNIIFTNTAPTANSALNATPTNVGSARYKGAELEITARPVGGMLIDASVSYLHFQLTSISAAGVVIQGVTLANAAPFAPAWKAALGAQYGVETRIGTFTPRVDYSYQSSYFTTIANNPEGQVGAYGVTNARLTFDSPNKDWRLSLAVRNLFDTTYYNNKFFNLGMTLAQPAPPREVSVTLRRNF is encoded by the coding sequence ATGTCGAAATTCGCTGCAATGCGCCATGTCTTGTTGGCATCGGCGAGCCTGTTGCTGCCCCAGAGCGCAATGGCGCAGGAGGCCAGGAAGCCCGACACCGGGGTCGCTGAAATTGTTGTCACGGCGCAATTCCAGTCGCAGAAACTGCAGGATACGCCGCTGGCCATCACCGCCATCAATGCCTCCGGACTGGAGGCGCGCTCGATCAACCAGATTGCCGACATCAGCAACAGCGCGCCCGGCGTCCTGCTCAAACCATCGGCCGCCGCCTTTGGCCCGGCGGTCACGGTCTTCGTGCGCGGCCTGGGGCAGAGCGACAGCAGCATCGCCATGGAACCGGGCGTGGGCATGTATGTCGATGATGTCTATTACGGTTCGCTGTTCGGCGCCAATTTCGACCTGCTCGATCTGGAGCGGGTGGAGATCCTGCGCGGGCCGCAAGGGACGCTGGCGGGCAAGAATTCCATCGGCGGGGCGGTCAAACTCTACAGCCGCAAGCCTGACGGGCGCGGCGCGAATTACCTTGAGGCCAGTTATGGTTCGCGCAATCTGCTCAGCTTTCGCGGCGGGGGCGATTTCACTATCGTCCCGGACAAGCTCTATGCCCGCGCCTCGGGCGTCTACACGCGGCAGGACGGCTATGTAACGCGGTTTGATTATGGCTGTCTCCATCCGTCTTCGGGGGTTCCGGCGGCGGGCATTTCCGGCAATTGCGTGCTGGGCCATGAGGGCGGCAAGAATTACGGGGGCGGGCGGCTTGCCCTGCGCTATACGCCCAATCCGCAATGGACGGTCGATCTGTCGGCCACGGTGATCAAGGACAATTCCGAGGTCGCGCCCACGGTTTTGCTGGCCGCGAACAGCACTTCGGCGCCCTATTTTGCGCCCTTTAATCCCGCGCTCTTTGTCGTGCCCGCCGGAGCCAATTACAATTACGCCACCTATGCCACACCCGCCTTCACCGACCCGGCCATCTATAATGGCAAGGTGGGCGCGGGCAGTCATCCCGCGATCAGCGTGCCGAGCCATAATGACCTGCTGCAAAGCACGTTCAACGGCACGATCACATGGCGGCCGGGCGAGAACCTGACGCTGACCTCGATCACCGGCTACAGCCGCACCAATGTCAGCTATGGCATTGACGGCGATGCCAGCCCGATCACCACCCAGACCGCGCTGTATCAGGCCCGCAGCCGCCAGTTCAGCCAGGAATTGCGCCTCAATGGTCGGGCACTGGGCACTTTGCTCGATTGGACCGTGGGCGGCTATTATTACCGGGCGGACAATAATTTTGCGGGGTCGAACATCCTTTATCCCGGCAAGCCGTTCGAAAACCTCAATGCGCCCGACGATGACGCGGTTTCCACCAACAAGAGCGTGTTTGGTCAGGCGATCCTGCATCCGCTTTCCGGCCTGAACCTGACGGGCGGCATCCGCTATACCGGCGATACCAAGGACTACACCTATCGCCGTTACAACCCGTTCCTGCCCGGTGTGCCCACCTTTACCGCTGCGGGCGTGCTGACCGGGGTGCAGAGCCATTATCAGGCGAACAAGGTCGATTACCGGGTCAATCTGGACTATCGTTGGAATGATCAGTTGATGACCTATGCGCAGGTTTCAACCGGTTTTCGCGGCGGCGGCACCAATCCACGGCCTTTCGTGCCCGAACAGGCGGTGCCTTTCTATCCCGAAACGATCACCGCCTATGAGATTGGTTTTAAGAGCGATCTGTGGGCGCGGCGGGTGCGGGTCAATGGCTCGCTGTTCCTCAATGACTATTCGAACATCATTTTCACCAACACCGCGCCCACGGCCAACAGCGCGCTCAACGCCACGCCCACCAATGTCGGCTCCGCGCGCTACAAGGGTGCCGAACTGGAGATAACGGCGCGGCCCGTGGGGGGGATGCTGATCGACGCCAGCGTCAGCTATCTGCATTTTCAACTGACCTCGATCAGCGCGGCGGGCGTGGTCATTCAGGGCGTGACGCTGGCCAATGCCGCGCCCTTTGCCCCGGCATGGAAGGCGGCACTTGGCGCGCAATATGGGGTGGAAACCAGGATCGGCACTTTCACCCCGCGCGTGGATTACAGCTATCAGTCGTCCTATTTCACCACAATTGCCAATAATCCCGAAGGGCAGGTGGGCGCCTATGGCGTCACCAATGCGCGGTTGACCTTCGATTCCCCGAACAAGGACTGGCGCCTGTCGCTGGCCGTGCGCAACCTGTTCGACACGACCTATTACAACAACAAATTCTTCAATCTGGGCATGACCCTTGCCCAGCCTGCGCCGCCGCGTGAAGTGTCCGTGACGCTGCGTCGCAATTTCTGA
- a CDS encoding LysR family transcriptional regulator: MDRLRAYEVFTTVVAKNGFARAADALGTSPANVTRYVADLEAHLGTRLLNRTSRRIALTEAGAALYERLRHVLDDVAEAEAAASADSRAPRGRLRINAPLSFGVRHLAPLWPRFMATYPDVELDISLSDRVVDLVDEGYDLAIRISRGGSQSHVARKLAMSHNIVCAAPAYVAAHGAPATPDDLIGHACIAYTLSPDPESWPFLDAHGQTYGAPIRPRFSSNNGDTVRAIALSGQALAWLPTFLAGEDLREGRLVRLMPDHPLPPIAILAVYPSRRHLSAKVRAMVDFLADAFKGTPVWEGGADPTN, encoded by the coding sequence ATGGACCGTTTGCGTGCCTATGAAGTGTTCACCACCGTGGTCGCCAAAAACGGCTTTGCCCGCGCTGCTGACGCGCTCGGCACCTCGCCGGCCAATGTCACGCGCTATGTGGCGGATCTGGAGGCGCATCTGGGCACGCGGCTGCTCAACCGCACATCACGCCGCATCGCGCTGACCGAGGCGGGCGCGGCGCTCTATGAACGGCTGCGCCATGTTCTCGACGATGTGGCCGAGGCCGAGGCCGCCGCCAGCGCCGACAGCCGCGCCCCGCGCGGGCGGCTGCGCATCAACGCCCCGCTCAGCTTTGGCGTGCGGCATCTGGCGCCGCTGTGGCCGCGCTTCATGGCGACCTATCCCGATGTGGAGCTGGACATTTCGCTGTCGGACCGCGTGGTCGATTTGGTGGACGAGGGCTATGACCTTGCCATCCGCATCTCGCGCGGCGGCTCGCAAAGCCATGTCGCACGCAAGCTGGCGATGTCGCACAACATCGTGTGCGCGGCGCCTGCCTATGTGGCGGCGCATGGCGCGCCCGCCACGCCCGATGATCTGATCGGCCACGCCTGCATCGCCTATACCCTGTCACCCGATCCCGAATCATGGCCCTTTCTGGATGCCCACGGGCAGACCTATGGCGCGCCGATCCGCCCGCGCTTTTCCAGCAACAATGGCGATACGGTGCGAGCCATCGCGCTTTCGGGGCAGGCGTTGGCGTGGCTGCCCACCTTCCTGGCAGGTGAGGATCTGCGCGAAGGGCGGCTGGTGCGGCTGATGCCCGATCACCCCTTGCCCCCCATCGCCATTCTGGCCGTCTACCCCAGCCGTCGCCACCTGTCGGCCAAGGTGCGCGCCATGGTCGATTTCCTCGCCGATGCGTTCAAAGGCACGCCGGTGTGGGAAGGCGGCGCCGACCCCACCAACTAG